A single window of Paenibacillus sp. FSL H8-0537 DNA harbors:
- a CDS encoding nitroreductase family protein — translation MGELKTIIEKRRSAVNFVENVAISEEELQQLFSLNRFVPSAFNLQHSHYIVATSEESKEKIYSASKQYKVKNASAAIVVLGDTKAHLNVGELNAGMLALGMMSKLDYDQENENVIQFYESRGEQFQRDDAIRNASLSAMQLMLIAKDMGWDTCPMIGFDAGKVQELFEIPDRYVPVMLITLGKSNPNKERPRGYRKPVNQYVNMNAFHSPDTH, via the coding sequence ATGGGAGAACTTAAAACGATTATCGAAAAACGTCGTTCGGCAGTGAATTTTGTGGAAAATGTAGCGATTTCGGAGGAGGAGCTTCAGCAGCTTTTTTCATTAAACCGCTTCGTTCCTTCAGCCTTTAACTTGCAGCACAGCCACTACATCGTGGCGACATCCGAGGAAAGCAAAGAAAAAATCTACTCGGCTTCCAAACAATATAAAGTAAAAAATGCTTCAGCAGCCATCGTTGTGCTTGGTGATACGAAGGCGCACCTCAATGTTGGAGAGCTGAACGCAGGCATGCTCGCGCTGGGCATGATGAGCAAGCTCGATTACGATCAGGAAAATGAAAATGTGATTCAGTTTTACGAATCGCGCGGCGAGCAGTTCCAGCGGGACGATGCGATTCGCAATGCGAGCCTGTCGGCGATGCAGCTCATGCTGATCGCGAAGGATATGGGCTGGGACACATGCCCAATGATCGGTTTTGACGCGGGAAAAGTGCAGGAGCTGTTCGAAATCCCTGATCGTTATGTGCCGGTTATGCTGATAACGCTGGGCAAAAGCAATCCAAATAAAGAGCGCCCGCGCGGCTACCGCAAGC
- a CDS encoding crosslink repair DNA glycosylase YcaQ family protein, which produces MIQLTNLQARQFLLLKHGLLGEYQFTGKQGVMDFVRQVSCIQYDPIDVCGKNAELVLQSRIKEFTKNMLDELLYKDRLLIDYPDKNLAIIPVEDWSYFERYRNAARQHAKRYPEMEALTEQVRVYIQNHGALSSNDLKLDGNFSWQSVIHWSGGSNTSRSVLEQMYSTGELIIHHKKGTRKYYDIAGKYIQPNLLNAPEPLEGELEHYKWRVLRRIGAVGLLWNRASDAWLNIWGLKAEQRNEVFRHLLHEGRIIAVVVEQMKDILYCRAEDLPLIEAVLQNPAPKLRCELIAPLDNFLWDRKLINELFGFDYTWEIYTPAIKRKFGYYVLPLLYGESLIGRAEVIAERKSGTLVVKNIWYENGIKPTKQLRTALKNCFQNFALFNGCETISAEPMN; this is translated from the coding sequence ATGATCCAATTGACAAACCTTCAAGCACGGCAATTTCTGTTACTGAAGCACGGGCTGTTGGGCGAATATCAATTTACCGGAAAGCAGGGCGTAATGGATTTTGTGCGGCAGGTCAGCTGTATTCAATATGATCCCATCGATGTTTGTGGAAAAAACGCCGAACTGGTGCTGCAGTCGCGAATCAAAGAATTTACCAAGAACATGCTCGACGAGTTGTTGTATAAAGATAGACTCCTGATCGATTATCCCGACAAGAATCTGGCTATTATCCCTGTTGAGGACTGGTCGTATTTTGAACGGTACAGGAATGCTGCCCGACAGCATGCCAAGCGCTATCCCGAAATGGAAGCGTTGACAGAGCAAGTACGGGTTTACATCCAAAATCACGGTGCGCTAAGTTCGAATGATCTAAAATTGGATGGGAATTTCTCTTGGCAATCGGTGATCCACTGGAGCGGCGGAAGCAATACATCGCGGTCGGTGCTGGAGCAGATGTACTCAACAGGAGAGTTGATTATCCATCATAAAAAAGGAACGCGTAAGTATTACGATATCGCGGGGAAGTACATACAGCCAAATTTGCTGAATGCGCCAGAGCCGCTAGAAGGCGAGCTTGAGCATTATAAGTGGCGGGTACTGCGTCGAATCGGCGCTGTTGGACTTTTATGGAACCGAGCATCCGATGCCTGGCTGAACATATGGGGATTGAAAGCGGAGCAGCGCAACGAGGTTTTCCGCCATCTGTTGCACGAAGGTCGCATTATTGCTGTTGTCGTGGAACAGATGAAGGATATACTGTACTGCCGCGCGGAGGACTTGCCGCTTATTGAAGCCGTCCTGCAAAATCCGGCACCGAAATTGCGCTGCGAGCTGATTGCCCCACTAGATAATTTCTTATGGGACAGAAAACTGATCAACGAATTGTTTGGATTTGATTACACCTGGGAGATTTACACGCCTGCAATCAAACGGAAATTCGGTTATTATGTGTTGCCTTTATTATACGGAGAAAGCCTCATCGGACGAGCTGAGGTAATCGCGGAGCGAAAATCCGGGACGCTCGTTGTTAAAAACATTTGGTACGAGAACGGCATAAAGCCAACAAAGCAATTGCGAACAGCCTTAAAAAATTGTTTTCAAAATTTTGCATTATTCAACGGCTGCGAGACGATTTCGGCAGAGCCTATGAACTGA
- a CDS encoding AAA family ATPase, translating to MRKLVFFLGGAGAGKTTLAKALARRKGAAIFDMDTLLRPAAEAIMTASGLDPKDRDSELYKVRCRDLGYRITMDAALENVAIGTDALVIGPFTKETADPLWIEQELSAIGASLRDVAVRVVLVSLRDQELHRSRIEERGLELDEWKLGNWEAFSRSLGPRKLNWPISASSVLDFDNSGELNEAKLLLLEHFVYGDDIVEGE from the coding sequence ATGCGTAAATTAGTATTTTTTCTAGGCGGGGCGGGAGCGGGCAAGACGACGCTGGCCAAGGCGCTCGCACGGCGCAAGGGCGCTGCGATTTTTGATATGGATACGCTGCTTCGTCCGGCTGCCGAAGCGATTATGACGGCATCGGGGCTCGATCCGAAGGATCGCGATTCGGAGCTGTATAAGGTGCGCTGCCGCGATCTCGGCTACCGGATTACGATGGATGCGGCTTTGGAAAATGTAGCGATTGGCACGGACGCGCTCGTCATCGGTCCTTTCACGAAGGAAACCGCTGATCCGCTGTGGATTGAGCAGGAGCTGTCGGCTATCGGTGCAAGCCTGCGTGATGTGGCTGTGCGGGTCGTTCTTGTCTCCTTGCGGGATCAGGAGCTGCATCGCAGCCGGATAGAGGAACGGGGCCTAGAGCTTGATGAATGGAAGCTTGGCAATTGGGAAGCCTTCAGCCGCTCACTGGGGCCGCGCAAGCTGAACTGGCCGATTTCAGCGTCTTCGGTGCTTGATTTTGATAATTCAGGCGAGCTGAATGAGGCAAAGCTGTTGCTGCTGGAGCACTTCGTATATGGTGATGACATCGTAGAAGGGGAGTGA
- a CDS encoding 3' terminal RNA ribose 2'-O-methyltransferase Hen1 translates to MFLTIKALGEHADKHSFLLSKHPDHLYERKEKEARVCLVYTISSPEETEVLLFAEPDPIDLYKGSPEHYDITHYINDREFAVSSLFCTYMRSALGTALNGKPKEAYAEWVQHAFQLELSFGPLASNLPDRTIEELFGALGYEVEIERADIAYPFQLKSRSSARTIRLAGKQTLQLALRQLFIMLPMLDDYKHYFIGEDETDKLHRYGEGWLAGHPQRELIIRRTLRFSPLIAKFNRELAQQTQRQPEAQQVEQGIVAGVEIEVEPPRKARLNELRYEAIAEVVEALPQHASIVDMGSGEGKLAARLGAVTGVNTIMAVEPSGRSQIRALERFAKLEGRQGAVVPQAVIGSLFYYDEWLCGKDVLVLCEVIEHIDAFRLDQAIEMIVSRYKPQSWIVTTPNKEYNTLYELDDYEMRHNDHRFEWTREQFREWCEKWGKPFGYAVRICGVGDVDRQYGQPTQMAVFTRLEGDGRS, encoded by the coding sequence ATGTTTTTAACGATAAAAGCGCTGGGCGAGCATGCGGATAAGCATTCTTTTTTACTATCCAAGCATCCGGACCATTTATATGAACGCAAGGAAAAAGAGGCGCGCGTGTGCCTCGTTTATACGATAAGCTCGCCAGAAGAAACGGAGGTTCTGCTGTTTGCAGAGCCCGATCCCATAGATTTGTACAAAGGAAGCCCGGAGCATTATGATATTACGCATTATATTAATGACCGCGAATTTGCGGTGAGCAGCTTGTTCTGTACCTACATGCGATCCGCACTCGGGACAGCCTTGAATGGCAAGCCGAAGGAGGCTTATGCCGAGTGGGTGCAGCATGCTTTCCAGCTGGAGCTGTCCTTCGGACCGCTCGCCTCGAATTTGCCGGACCGGACGATTGAAGAGCTGTTCGGCGCGCTCGGCTATGAGGTCGAGATTGAAAGGGCGGACATCGCCTATCCGTTTCAATTGAAAAGCCGCAGCTCGGCGCGGACGATTCGGCTTGCCGGCAAGCAGACGCTTCAGCTCGCCTTGCGCCAGCTGTTCATTATGCTGCCAATGCTGGACGATTATAAGCATTATTTTATTGGCGAGGATGAAACCGACAAGCTGCATCGGTATGGAGAAGGCTGGCTAGCGGGGCATCCGCAGCGCGAGCTTATTATTAGGCGCACGCTGCGCTTCAGCCCGCTGATTGCGAAGTTTAATCGCGAGCTTGCGCAGCAAACGCAGCGGCAGCCGGAGGCTCAGCAGGTAGAGCAGGGCATAGTAGCCGGAGTAGAAATAGAAGTGGAGCCGCCGCGCAAAGCAAGGCTGAACGAGCTTCGTTATGAAGCGATAGCTGAAGTGGTGGAGGCGCTGCCTCAGCATGCGTCTATCGTAGACATGGGCTCAGGGGAAGGCAAGCTGGCGGCGAGGCTCGGAGCCGTAACGGGCGTGAACACGATTATGGCGGTAGAGCCTTCGGGCCGCTCGCAAATTCGCGCCTTGGAACGTTTTGCAAAGCTTGAGGGCAGGCAGGGCGCGGTAGTGCCGCAGGCTGTTATTGGCTCGCTTTTTTATTATGATGAATGGCTGTGTGGCAAAGATGTGCTGGTATTGTGTGAGGTCATTGAGCATATTGATGCCTTCCGGCTGGATCAGGCGATCGAAATGATTGTTTCGCGCTACAAGCCGCAGAGCTGGATCGTTACGACGCCGAATAAGGAATATAACACGCTGTATGAGCTGGACGACTATGAAATGAGGCATAACGATCATCGCTTCGAATGGACGCGGGAGCAATTCCGTGAATGGTGTGAAAAATGGGGCAAGCCATTCGGCTATGCAGTCCGTATATGCGGAGTTGGCGATGTGGATAGACAGTACGGACAGCCTACACAGATGGCTGTATTTACAAGATTAGAGGGGGATGGGCGATCATGA
- a CDS encoding NUDIX domain-containing protein, with product MKHLIENESNYSPDHYRTPDGAPTDIVIFTIVSTERSKVKKALPHHELQVLLIKRNIWPFEGQWALPGGFTLETETVQECARRELLEETQVSEVHLEYFNVYSAPGRDPRGWMISHAFLALVGEQQLANRQAAVDASEVQLFPVADALKLPLAFDHRTLIEDALLQIQRKMLTTTIAKAFLPDEFTIAELYQVIQAVVPDFAEQNFIRKITSTQSRSGIIEKAVDAAGEPKSSNLYSQRPAQLYRFTGHEPQLSIYG from the coding sequence GTGAAGCACTTGATCGAAAATGAATCCAACTATTCGCCCGATCATTACCGAACGCCGGACGGAGCGCCGACGGACATCGTGATCTTTACGATTGTTTCAACCGAGCGCAGCAAGGTTAAGAAAGCTTTGCCGCATCATGAGCTGCAGGTGCTGCTCATCAAACGTAACATTTGGCCTTTCGAAGGGCAATGGGCGCTGCCAGGCGGTTTTACATTGGAAACCGAGACGGTGCAGGAATGCGCCAGACGTGAGCTGCTCGAGGAGACGCAGGTTAGCGAGGTTCATCTCGAGTATTTTAATGTATATAGTGCGCCCGGACGTGATCCGCGGGGCTGGATGATTTCACATGCGTTTCTGGCACTCGTGGGTGAGCAGCAGCTTGCGAATCGGCAGGCGGCGGTCGACGCATCGGAAGTACAGCTGTTCCCGGTAGCGGATGCGCTGAAGCTCCCGCTCGCCTTCGACCATCGGACTCTGATCGAGGATGCGCTGCTCCAAATTCAGCGGAAGATGCTGACGACGACGATAGCGAAAGCTTTTTTACCAGATGAATTTACGATTGCCGAGCTGTATCAGGTCATTCAAGCGGTCGTGCCGGATTTTGCGGAACAAAACTTTATTCGGAAAATCACATCGACGCAAAGCCGCAGCGGCATTATTGAGAAAGCCGTGGACGCGGCGGGGGAGCCGAAGTCATCGAATTTGTATTCGCAGCGCCCGGCTCAGCTGTATCGGTTTACGGGACATGAACCGCAGCTGTCGATTTACGGTTAG
- a CDS encoding ribose-phosphate pyrophosphokinase, whose protein sequence is MIKLNGTELAFKTFPNGETLVDGDAITELMAEQNTLAFKYENDSDLIKLMFVKQYLDSRKVHADLTIAYMPYSRMDRIEGASVFTLKYVCGLINSLAFGQVTVLEPHSDVTLALLNNCSARYPTIELLDLVVEATGFDRAADYLFFPDAGAQKRYSKVRGYNELVGFKARNFQTGEIERLDVVGQVASEGFKAIIVDDLCSYGGTFMRSAEKLKGLGAAEIYLLVGHCEPSIHKGKLLDSPLIDKVFTTNTMLNEAGHEKIQLFEWGEV, encoded by the coding sequence ATGATCAAGCTCAATGGCACGGAGCTAGCATTCAAGACGTTTCCCAATGGAGAAACGCTTGTAGATGGTGATGCGATTACGGAGCTTATGGCCGAGCAGAATACGCTTGCTTTTAAATATGAGAATGACAGCGACTTGATTAAGCTGATGTTCGTGAAGCAATATTTGGACAGCCGTAAGGTGCACGCCGACTTGACGATTGCTTATATGCCCTACAGCCGAATGGACCGGATCGAGGGAGCCTCTGTTTTTACTTTGAAATATGTATGCGGCCTGATCAACTCCTTGGCATTTGGACAGGTGACGGTGCTGGAGCCGCATTCGGATGTGACGCTAGCGCTGCTTAACAATTGCTCGGCACGGTATCCGACGATTGAGCTGCTGGACCTTGTTGTTGAGGCAACGGGCTTTGACCGTGCGGCGGACTATTTATTTTTCCCTGATGCCGGGGCGCAGAAGCGCTACAGCAAAGTTCGCGGCTATAACGAGCTGGTCGGCTTTAAGGCGCGGAATTTTCAAACGGGTGAAATTGAACGGTTAGATGTGGTTGGGCAAGTGGCAAGCGAGGGCTTTAAGGCGATTATCGTCGATGATCTTTGCTCCTACGGGGGAACGTTTATGCGCAGTGCGGAGAAGCTCAAAGGCTTGGGCGCGGCGGAAATTTATTTGCTGGTAGGGCATTGTGAGCCTTCGATTCATAAGGGCAAGCTGCTTGATTCGCCGCTTATCGATAAAGTGTTTACGACCAATACGATGCTGAATGAAGCAGGACATGAGAAAATCCAACTTTTTGAATGGGGAGAGGTTTAA
- a CDS encoding polynucleotide kinase-phosphatase, translated as MSEQDKRVIRLPHAGIVLLVGPSNSGKTTLLDTLIAAGTIKATEVVSSDQFRMLVGDVEFMDWTSRSKLESDIIYKQYQHISAKAFEAMEGMIAIRCRLDKLTLIDATHLYEEDRKRYVELARKQHVPIVALVLDTPEEELLRRDGKREFPRGKQRVKKQAHLFKRSLRSLRLEGFDASYVVKAAQLMDIAFERKVNPLVHEVGQGIDIIGDVHGCFQEQLELLDKLGYKPDEAGFYRHPEGRLPVSVGDVMSRGPESLAAMEWWRKHVEAGLAYMTDSNHGWKIARLLDGRQVELSHGDEKTAAELGQFEREHGEEAARMLKERLRIFLLQAPPQLVFCRNGVRQLVVVHAGIRDSYIGKQSTKIQDYCRYGEQGGTDAEGKPLRKEWYNDHESGELIVWGHDPRVEPTIMNQTINIDQGAVFGGYLTAYRYPEKQFVQVKAYANYAGEDRNPLLEGQLNRFRQPNLRKYIEGYSVLTSAYGDITARGEFVKAAIDTVSHYTVPLEELVYIPPTMSPPPQTAEDERYLEHPAEAFAYYRSQGVEKMIMEKKHMGSRAIVLLFRNEAAAASYVGRQTLGVIYTRTGRRFFEPMLEEQVLRQLNGDLTKANYFDRYGTDLVLLDTEIVPWNLKARELIASQYAHVAEVSLMDRRAKIAKLREANGAGKAVQHWIDELEIKLGNAETFEQAFQQYCWDTNGLEGIRIAPFHTLAHSTASYQSKQHSWHMEHARELAACSELFMETEYKVVTDEASELAAIRWWEEMTEQGHEGAVVKPEYFVARHKGRLIQPAIKVRGRSYLHIIYGMDYLLPENLQRLKQRKTSKKERYALKEFALGLESVERFIRKESVERIHECVLAALSMESDSVDPRL; from the coding sequence ATGAGCGAACAGGATAAAAGGGTCATTCGGCTCCCCCATGCCGGTATTGTGCTATTGGTTGGCCCATCGAACAGCGGCAAAACGACGCTGCTGGACACGCTGATTGCAGCGGGTACGATCAAGGCGACTGAGGTTGTGTCTTCAGACCAGTTCCGCATGCTCGTTGGCGATGTGGAATTTATGGATTGGACCAGTCGCAGCAAGCTGGAATCCGATATTATTTACAAGCAGTATCAGCATATTTCGGCAAAAGCGTTCGAAGCGATGGAGGGCATGATCGCCATACGCTGTCGCTTGGATAAATTAACGCTGATTGACGCAACGCATTTATATGAGGAAGACCGCAAGCGTTATGTGGAGCTTGCGCGGAAGCAGCATGTTCCGATTGTTGCGCTTGTGCTGGATACGCCAGAAGAGGAGCTGCTTCGCCGGGATGGCAAGCGCGAGTTTCCTAGGGGCAAGCAGCGGGTGAAGAAGCAAGCGCATTTGTTCAAGCGCTCGCTGCGCAGCTTGAGGCTGGAAGGCTTTGACGCCAGTTATGTCGTGAAAGCGGCACAGCTTATGGATATTGCATTCGAGCGCAAAGTTAACCCGCTCGTTCATGAGGTGGGGCAAGGAATCGATATTATTGGCGACGTTCATGGCTGTTTTCAGGAGCAGTTGGAGCTGCTGGATAAGCTGGGCTATAAACCGGATGAAGCAGGGTTTTACCGCCATCCGGAAGGCAGATTGCCCGTATCGGTCGGGGATGTGATGAGCCGTGGGCCGGAATCGTTAGCGGCGATGGAATGGTGGCGCAAGCATGTGGAAGCAGGGCTTGCCTACATGACGGACAGCAATCATGGCTGGAAGATAGCGAGATTGCTAGACGGCAGGCAGGTTGAGCTTAGCCATGGCGACGAGAAAACCGCAGCAGAGCTTGGGCAATTTGAGCGGGAGCATGGTGAAGAAGCAGCACGTATGCTGAAGGAGCGGCTTCGGATATTTTTACTGCAAGCGCCCCCGCAGCTCGTCTTTTGCCGCAATGGCGTGAGACAGCTCGTAGTTGTGCATGCGGGCATTCGCGACAGCTATATTGGCAAGCAATCGACTAAAATTCAGGACTACTGCCGCTATGGGGAGCAGGGTGGTACCGATGCGGAGGGCAAGCCGCTGCGCAAGGAATGGTATAACGATCATGAGTCTGGCGAGCTTATCGTCTGGGGACATGATCCGCGAGTCGAGCCGACGATTATGAACCAAACGATTAATATTGATCAAGGCGCCGTATTTGGCGGGTATTTGACCGCATACCGTTACCCGGAGAAGCAGTTCGTACAAGTGAAGGCGTATGCTAATTATGCCGGGGAAGATCGCAATCCTTTGCTGGAGGGACAATTAAATCGGTTCAGGCAGCCAAATTTGCGAAAATATATTGAAGGGTACTCGGTGCTGACCTCCGCTTATGGCGATATAACGGCCCGAGGCGAATTCGTTAAAGCGGCGATTGATACCGTATCGCATTATACGGTGCCGCTGGAGGAGCTGGTGTATATTCCGCCGACGATGAGTCCGCCGCCACAGACGGCTGAGGATGAGCGGTATTTGGAGCATCCGGCCGAAGCCTTCGCCTATTATCGTTCACAAGGCGTAGAGAAGATGATCATGGAGAAAAAGCATATGGGCAGCAGAGCCATCGTGCTGCTGTTTCGAAACGAAGCCGCAGCTGCCTCGTATGTCGGCCGGCAGACACTAGGCGTCATTTATACTCGAACAGGCAGAAGGTTCTTCGAGCCTATGCTTGAGGAGCAAGTGCTGCGGCAGTTGAATGGCGATTTGACGAAGGCGAATTATTTTGACCGTTACGGTACGGATTTAGTGCTGCTGGATACGGAAATTGTCCCGTGGAATTTAAAGGCTCGGGAGCTGATTGCTTCGCAATATGCCCATGTGGCAGAGGTTTCGCTGATGGACAGACGGGCCAAAATCGCCAAGCTGCGGGAGGCGAACGGCGCGGGCAAAGCTGTGCAGCACTGGATTGATGAGCTGGAAATCAAGCTGGGCAACGCCGAAACGTTCGAGCAGGCATTCCAGCAATATTGCTGGGATACGAATGGCCTGGAAGGTATTCGAATTGCGCCTTTCCACACGCTGGCGCATAGTACAGCAAGCTACCAAAGCAAGCAGCACAGCTGGCATATGGAGCATGCGCGCGAGCTGGCTGCTTGCTCGGAGCTGTTCATGGAAACGGAATATAAGGTTGTAACTGATGAGGCCAGTGAGCTTGCGGCGATTCGGTGGTGGGAGGAAATGACGGAGCAGGGGCATGAAGGGGCTGTCGTTAAGCCGGAGTATTTTGTCGCCAGACATAAAGGAAGACTGATCCAGCCGGCCATTAAAGTCAGAGGCCGCAGCTATCTGCATATTATTTATGGCATGGATTATTTGCTGCCCGAAAATCTGCAAAGGCTGAAGCAGCGCAAAACAAGCAAAAAGGAGCGTTATGCGCTCAAGGAATTTGCGCTGGGACTGGAGTCGGTGGAACGGTTTATTCGCAAGGAATCGGTGGAGCGGATTCATGAATGTGTGCTTGCCGCTTTATCCATGGAGTCGGATTCGGTTGATCCGCGGCTTTAG
- a CDS encoding thioredoxin domain-containing protein, which produces MKKKNVKSRTLVWYTVIIVVVFIALFAINEISKSRTGIEQETAVAPPISSQPTWGDKAAKVSIVEFGDYKCPSCKAWGSQIWPQLKKDYVDTNQASFSYVNVLFHGAESALGALAGEAVLESNPADFWHFHEALFAEQPDADHDGLWITVEKLMQVAEASVPGLDKDQFKALLSSEEVQGRVDQDQQLVKDFNILQTPTILINNKRIGNPFDYEAIQAVIEQELSEAEAE; this is translated from the coding sequence ATGAAAAAGAAAAACGTGAAATCAAGGACATTAGTTTGGTACACCGTAATCATTGTCGTTGTTTTTATTGCGCTGTTCGCCATTAACGAGATTTCCAAAAGCCGGACGGGCATCGAGCAGGAAACAGCAGTGGCTCCGCCCATTTCCAGCCAGCCTACATGGGGAGACAAGGCAGCCAAGGTTTCTATCGTAGAGTTCGGAGATTACAAGTGCCCGTCCTGCAAGGCATGGGGCTCGCAGATTTGGCCGCAATTAAAGAAGGATTATGTAGATACGAATCAAGCCTCGTTCTCGTATGTGAACGTTCTATTTCATGGGGCAGAATCAGCATTAGGCGCTTTGGCTGGGGAAGCGGTGCTCGAATCAAATCCGGCCGATTTCTGGCATTTCCATGAAGCTTTGTTTGCGGAGCAGCCGGATGCAGACCATGACGGACTTTGGATTACGGTAGAGAAGCTGATGCAGGTGGCGGAGGCGTCCGTTCCAGGGCTGGATAAAGACCAGTTCAAGGCCCTGCTGAGCTCGGAGGAAGTGCAGGGGCGGGTCGATCAGGATCAGCAGCTCGTGAAGGATTTTAATATTTTGCAGACTCCGACCATTTTGATTAACAACAAGAGAATAGGGAATCCGTTTGATTACGAGGCCATACAGGCTGTGATTGAACAGGAGTTGAGCGAGGCGGAAGCGGAATAA
- a CDS encoding nicotinate phosphoribosyltransferase produces the protein MTTKTAYPATLLCDFYKISHKNQYPKGTEFVYSTWTARTSRLEGVEEVVAFGFQAFIKEYLIDYFNEHFFARTKEEVVEEYCRVLKFALGDANPDASHIAALHELGYLPIRIKAVEEGLIVPVKVPMLTIENTHPEFFWVTNYLETLMSCQLWMPTTSATIAFEYRKILEQYALLTSGDTSGVPFQGHDFSMRGMSSLEAAKGSGAGHLLSFTGTDTVPAILYLEQFYGADMEKELVGTSIPATEHSVMCAHGTDEMASYRYLINEVYPKGFVSIVSDTWDLWSVLDVVVRGLKEDILARDGKVVIRPDSGDPVNIICGDPDSEHPLARKGVIEILWDIFGGTVTEKGYKQLDSHIGAIYGDAITISRCREICERLAEKGFASTNMVFGIGSFTYQYNTRDTFGFALKSTFTIINGEERKIFKDPATDIGKVKKSQTGLVLVTEQDGVLTLTDDLSVQEYEARKQEDVMKPIFENGKLVREQELAGIRANLLGNL, from the coding sequence ATGACGACGAAGACAGCTTACCCTGCGACACTGCTATGCGATTTTTATAAAATCAGCCACAAAAACCAGTATCCGAAAGGGACGGAATTCGTCTACTCGACCTGGACCGCCCGTACTAGCCGGCTGGAAGGCGTGGAGGAAGTGGTCGCCTTTGGTTTTCAAGCCTTCATTAAGGAATATTTGATCGACTATTTCAATGAGCATTTTTTCGCAAGAACGAAGGAGGAGGTTGTGGAGGAATACTGCCGCGTGCTGAAATTTGCGCTGGGCGACGCTAATCCAGATGCTTCGCACATTGCTGCGCTGCATGAGCTTGGCTACTTGCCCATTCGCATCAAGGCTGTGGAGGAAGGCTTGATCGTTCCGGTTAAAGTGCCGATGCTGACGATTGAAAATACGCATCCCGAATTTTTCTGGGTGACCAATTATTTGGAGACGCTCATGTCGTGCCAGCTGTGGATGCCGACAACGAGCGCGACGATTGCTTTTGAATACCGTAAAATTTTGGAGCAATACGCTTTGCTGACAAGCGGCGATACGTCGGGCGTCCCTTTTCAGGGGCATGATTTTTCGATGCGGGGCATGAGCTCGCTGGAAGCGGCAAAAGGCAGCGGCGCTGGGCATTTGCTATCGTTCACAGGAACGGATACGGTTCCGGCGATTTTGTATCTGGAGCAATTTTATGGCGCGGATATGGAGAAAGAGCTGGTTGGCACTTCGATTCCAGCAACGGAGCACAGCGTCATGTGCGCCCATGGCACCGATGAAATGGCGTCGTACCGCTACCTGATTAATGAGGTATATCCGAAAGGCTTTGTCTCGATTGTTTCGGATACATGGGATTTGTGGAGCGTGCTCGATGTGGTGGTCAGAGGGCTTAAAGAGGATATTCTCGCCCGCGACGGCAAGGTTGTCATTCGTCCGGACAGTGGCGATCCGGTCAATATCATTTGCGGCGATCCCGATTCGGAGCATCCACTGGCGCGCAAAGGCGTTATTGAAATTTTGTGGGATATATTCGGCGGTACAGTGACCGAGAAGGGCTATAAGCAGCTTGACAGCCACATTGGCGCGATTTATGGGGATGCGATTACGATCAGCCGCTGCCGTGAAATTTGCGAGAGGCTGGCGGAGAAGGGCTTTGCATCGACAAATATGGTATTCGGCATCGGCTCGTTCACTTACCAGTACAATACACGCGATACATTCGGCTTTGCGCTGAAATCGACGTTTACGATCATTAACGGCGAAGAGCGTAAAATTTTCAAAGACCCAGCAACCGATATCGGCAAAGTGAAAAAATCGCAAACCGGACTCGTACTCGTAACCGAGCAGGACGGCGTGCTGACACTCACGGACGATTTGAGCGTTCAAGAGTATGAGGCAAGGAAGCAGGAGGACGTAATGAAGCCGATTTTTGAAAATGGCAAGCTGGTGCGTGAGCAGGAGCTGGCAGGAATTCGTGCCAATTTGCTGGGGAACTTGTAG